TGTGCGCGAGGTGGGCCTCGAACGACGCGCTCGCGCCGGTCGGCACACGGTGTTCCTCGCCGTCCACGGTGAGCGTCAGCCGCCCCCTGGTGACGTGCAGGATCTCGACCGTGCCGACGGGATGGGGGTCGGAGGGGCTGTGCTCGCCCGGCATCAGCCGCCAGTCCCACATCTCCAGCGGTCCGGGCGCCTCCGTACCCGCGAGCAGTCGGCCGTGGCCGCCGGCCTCGCTGTGCCACATCCGCACGGCCTGGTCGGCGGGGACGACGCGGACGCGGGGGCCCTGCTCGTAGTCGAGGAGGGTGGGGATGCTGACGCCGAGCGCGTCGCCGATCTTGACGACGGTGCCGAGGCTGGGGTTGGTACGGGCCTGCTCGATCTGGATGAGCATGCCCCGGCTGACCCCGGCGCGGGCGGCGAGCGTCTCCAGGGTGAACCCCCGCTCGGCGCGCCAACGCCTGACGTTGCGCGCCAGGGACTGGGTCAGCAGGTCGAGGTCCGACACGTTCCGCCCCGTATTCCGTTCGATCCGCCGTATCGCCGTGCAGCCGTTCCGTCCGCGCACCCACCCTCGTCTACGACGCGGTGCGCGGCGGCGGAACACCGTCGGCTGCACCCTATCGTCCACCGCGGTGTACCAGGCAGGCCCGTCGGGCGGGGTACGCCTCTCAGGCCTCCGCCTCCAGTTCGGAGAGCGCCAGCAACTGTTCCGGGGTGATGCCGTCGGGGATCGGCACCGGCGGCGGGGTGCGCAGCGGCGGCTGCCAGCCCTCCTCGGCCGTCCAGCGCCGCACCACCCGGGCGGGCGCCCCCGCGACCACCGCGTGGTCGGGCACGACCCCCCGTACGATCGCGCCTGCCGCCACCACCACGTTCCGGCCGATCCGGGCGCCCGGCAGGATCACCGCGCCGGTGCCGATCCAGCAGCCGGGGCCGATCGACACCGGCTCCATGCGCGGCCACTGCTTGCCGATGGGCTGGTGCGGGTCGTCGTAGGAGTGGTTGGTGGACGTCACGTAGACATAGGGGCCGAAGTAGCAGTCGCTGCCGACGGTCACCGTGGTGTCGGCGATGACATGGCTGCC
The DNA window shown above is from Streptomyces sp. NBC_00670 and carries:
- a CDS encoding helix-turn-helix domain-containing protein, with protein sequence MSDLDLLTQSLARNVRRWRAERGFTLETLAARAGVSRGMLIQIEQARTNPSLGTVVKIGDALGVSIPTLLDYEQGPRVRVVPADQAVRMWHSEAGGHGRLLAGTEAPGPLEMWDWRLMPGEHSPSDPHPVGTVEILHVTRGRLTLTVDGEEHRVPTGASASFEAHLAHTYGNDGEEPMEMVMTVSVPAVR
- a CDS encoding acyltransferase, whose translation is MLSSRNTWSSWRRRLAQRAVHAGWAWAQRTGSVTAEHPGRFRFGALGAGTRLAFPLGTVFGEPWIHLGACCIVGEQVTLTAGLMPDLDLGPEPILRIGDGVVLGRGSHVIADTTVTVGSDCYFGPYVYVTSTNHSYDDPHQPIGKQWPRMEPVSIGPGCWIGTGAVILPGARIGRNVVVAAGAIVRGVVPDHAVVAGAPARVVRRWTAEEGWQPPLRTPPPVPIPDGITPEQLLALSELEAEA